One window from the genome of Nocardioides panaciterrulae encodes:
- the tig gene encoding trigger factor gives MKSAVETLSPTRAKLTVEVPFEELRPSLDAAYKKIAQQINVPGFRRGKVPPMVIDRQVGRGAVLDQAINDVLPQKYIEALQENSLTPLAQPDIEVTKFEDNATLEFTAEVDVRPEVEIPAYDGLEAEVEDIEVSDEDVEEQVKALRERFGTLNDVEREAADGDFVVMDLQARKDGEVLEGAEVAGMSYQVGRGGMLDGLDEALTGMKAGETKTFSSQLVGGDLLGEEVEVEVTVSQVQEQELPEFDDEFAQMASEFDTAEELAADVRERLGRGKRLEQAAAARDAVLEALLEKVEIPLPETMVTDELNARRQNIEQQLMYAGITMEKYLEDAKQTQEEFEAELERRVRDAVAAQFVLDEIAKTEDFNVSQEELSEHLVRRAQQSGQDPQEFANHMFEHNHIPDLVQEILRGKALATIVEAAVVKDASGNVVELKNLRPDGTIGEPEAAEEAAPEAADAEATEAEATEESADKA, from the coding sequence GTGAAGAGCGCCGTCGAGACCTTGAGCCCGACCCGGGCCAAGCTGACCGTCGAGGTGCCCTTCGAGGAGCTCAGGCCGAGCCTCGACGCGGCGTACAAGAAGATTGCCCAGCAGATCAACGTGCCCGGCTTCCGCCGCGGCAAGGTGCCGCCGATGGTGATCGACCGCCAGGTCGGTCGCGGTGCGGTCCTCGACCAGGCCATCAACGACGTGCTGCCCCAGAAGTACATCGAGGCGCTGCAGGAGAACTCCCTGACGCCGCTGGCGCAGCCGGACATCGAGGTCACCAAGTTCGAGGACAACGCCACGCTCGAGTTCACCGCCGAGGTCGACGTGCGTCCCGAGGTCGAGATCCCGGCGTACGACGGCCTCGAGGCCGAGGTCGAGGACATCGAGGTCTCCGACGAGGACGTCGAGGAGCAGGTCAAGGCGCTGCGTGAGCGCTTCGGCACCCTCAACGACGTCGAGCGCGAGGCCGCGGACGGCGACTTCGTGGTGATGGACCTCCAGGCCCGCAAGGACGGCGAGGTGCTCGAGGGCGCCGAGGTCGCCGGGATGTCCTACCAGGTCGGCCGCGGCGGCATGCTCGACGGTCTCGACGAGGCGCTGACCGGCATGAAGGCCGGCGAGACCAAGACCTTCTCCTCGCAGCTGGTCGGTGGTGACCTGCTCGGCGAGGAGGTCGAGGTCGAGGTCACCGTCTCCCAGGTCCAGGAGCAGGAGCTGCCGGAGTTCGACGACGAGTTCGCCCAGATGGCCTCGGAGTTCGACACCGCCGAGGAGCTGGCGGCCGACGTGCGTGAGCGCCTGGGTCGCGGCAAGCGCCTCGAGCAGGCCGCCGCCGCCCGCGACGCGGTGCTCGAGGCCCTGCTGGAGAAGGTCGAGATCCCGCTGCCCGAGACCATGGTCACCGACGAGCTGAACGCCCGGCGCCAGAACATCGAGCAGCAGCTGATGTACGCCGGCATCACCATGGAGAAGTACCTCGAGGACGCGAAGCAGACCCAGGAGGAGTTCGAGGCCGAGCTCGAGCGCCGGGTCCGCGACGCGGTGGCCGCCCAGTTCGTCCTGGACGAGATCGCGAAGACCGAGGACTTCAACGTCAGCCAGGAGGAGCTCTCCGAGCACCTCGTGCGTCGCGCCCAGCAGTCCGGCCAGGACCCGCAGGAGTTCGCGAACCACATGTTCGAGCACAACCACATCCCGGACCTGGTCCAGGAGATCCTGCGCGGCAAGGCGCTGGCCACGATCGTGGAGGCCGCGGTCGTCAAGGACGCCTCGGGCAACGTGGTGGAGCTGAAGAACCTGCGCCCCGACGGCACCATCGGTGAGCCCGAGGCCGCCGAGGAGGCTGCTCCCGAGGCAGCCGACGCCGAGGCCACCGAGGCTGAGGCCACCGAGGAGTCGGCCGACAAGGCCTGA
- a CDS encoding PP2C family protein-serine/threonine phosphatase, with amino-acid sequence MTALREPLRPARPTGTRRAWNGLLRRASRPEGRTTTGLVIGTLLIAGLIDRFDVVPLSALVVPLLVGSLLLGPRQLPWFVVFVLVVLMLLLTTRPHLDARTVGAVTILFLLSFIILLTSFRRSRLGVAGALGESMLVDLRDRILSQGGIPPLPAGWYAESALRSSGGTPFAGDFIVAAKSRAGDRLDVVVVDVSGKGEQAGTRALLLSGACGGLLTSLPSAEFLRASNDYLLRQEWEEGFATAVHLSLDLVSGAFQLHSAGHPPAVHFAAGAGRWSVLDIEGPVLGLIEDAEFPVVEGVLRPGDALLLYTDGLVETPRRDISLGIDRLLGQAERLLRGGFEGGAARLVDAVGSDNDDRALLLVHRA; translated from the coding sequence ATGACCGCGCTGCGCGAGCCCCTGAGGCCGGCCCGTCCCACCGGGACGCGTCGTGCCTGGAACGGCCTGCTCCGGCGCGCCTCGAGACCCGAGGGCCGGACCACCACGGGGCTGGTGATCGGCACCCTGCTCATCGCCGGGCTGATCGACCGGTTCGACGTCGTACCGCTGAGTGCCCTGGTGGTGCCGCTGCTGGTCGGCAGCCTGCTGCTCGGACCCCGGCAGCTGCCCTGGTTCGTGGTGTTCGTGCTGGTCGTGCTGATGCTGCTGCTCACCACGCGGCCGCACCTGGACGCCCGCACCGTCGGCGCGGTGACGATCCTGTTCCTGCTCAGCTTCATCATCCTGCTGACCAGCTTCCGCCGTTCGCGCCTCGGGGTCGCCGGCGCGCTGGGGGAGTCGATGCTGGTCGACCTGCGCGACCGGATCCTCAGCCAGGGCGGCATCCCGCCGCTGCCGGCGGGCTGGTACGCCGAGTCCGCGCTCCGCTCGTCCGGCGGCACGCCGTTCGCCGGGGACTTCATCGTCGCGGCCAAGTCGCGCGCCGGCGACCGGCTCGACGTGGTGGTCGTCGACGTGTCCGGCAAGGGGGAGCAGGCCGGCACCCGGGCCCTGCTGCTCTCCGGCGCCTGCGGGGGGCTGCTGACCTCGCTGCCCTCGGCGGAGTTCCTGCGCGCCTCCAACGACTACCTGCTGCGCCAGGAGTGGGAGGAGGGCTTCGCCACGGCCGTGCACCTCTCGCTCGACCTGGTCAGCGGGGCGTTCCAGCTGCACTCGGCCGGCCACCCGCCGGCCGTGCACTTCGCCGCGGGGGCGGGGCGCTGGTCGGTGCTGGACATCGAAGGGCCGGTCCTGGGGCTCATCGAGGACGCCGAGTTCCCGGTGGTCGAGGGCGTGCTGCGGCCGGGGGACGCGCTGCTGCTCTACACCGACGGTCTGGTGGAGACCCCGCGACGCGACATCAGCCTGGGCATCGACCGGCTGCTGGGGCAGGCCGAGCGCCTGCTGCGGGGCGGCTTCGAGGGCGGGGCGGCCCGGCTGGTCGACGCGGTGGGCTCCGACAACGACGACCGCGCGCTGCTGCTGGTCCATCGGGCCTGA
- a CDS encoding Fpg/Nei family DNA glycosylase, whose translation MPEGHTLHRLARGLTEAFAGREVRVTSPQGRFADSAAILDGGRVEGAEAWGKHLFVEFAEERFVHVHLGLYGQFAVHRDLSGAVDQVPPPVGQVRLRLVSRDGRAYADLRGATTCELVTTEQRDAVVARSGPDPLRPDASWEPSWARVRRSRAPIGGLLMDQTVLAGVGNVYRAELLFRHRMHPLRPGQSLRVGQFRVLWADLVELMAEGVRTGRIDTVRPEHTPEAMGRPPRVDDHGGEVYVYRRAGQPCHVCGATVRTEELLGRNLFWCARCQPRFRSRAVE comes from the coding sequence ATGCCTGAGGGGCACACGCTCCACCGGTTGGCCCGCGGGCTCACCGAGGCCTTCGCCGGTCGGGAGGTGCGGGTGACGAGCCCGCAGGGCCGGTTCGCCGACTCCGCCGCGATCCTCGACGGCGGGCGGGTGGAGGGCGCGGAGGCCTGGGGCAAGCACCTGTTCGTGGAGTTCGCGGAGGAACGGTTCGTGCACGTGCACCTCGGCCTCTACGGCCAGTTCGCCGTGCACCGCGACCTGTCCGGTGCCGTGGATCAGGTGCCGCCGCCGGTCGGGCAGGTGCGGCTCCGGCTGGTCTCCAGGGACGGGCGGGCGTACGCCGACCTCCGGGGCGCGACGACCTGCGAGCTCGTGACCACCGAGCAGCGCGACGCGGTCGTGGCGCGCTCCGGGCCGGACCCGCTGCGCCCGGACGCGAGCTGGGAGCCGTCCTGGGCCCGGGTCCGCCGCAGCCGCGCGCCGATCGGCGGGCTGCTCATGGACCAGACCGTGCTCGCCGGCGTCGGCAACGTCTACCGCGCGGAGCTGCTCTTCCGGCACCGGATGCACCCGCTGCGACCCGGCCAGAGCCTGCGGGTCGGCCAGTTCCGGGTCCTGTGGGCGGACCTGGTCGAGCTGATGGCCGAGGGCGTGCGGACCGGACGCATCGACACCGTGCGGCCCGAGCACACGCCGGAGGCGATGGGCCGGCCGCCGCGGGTCGACGACCACGGGGGCGAGGTCTACGTCTACCGTCGTGCCGGGCAGCCCTGCCACGTCTGCGGCGCGACCGTGCGGACCGAGGAGCTGCTCGGGCGCAACCTCTTCTGGTGTGCGCGTTGCCAGCCGCGCTTCCGTTCCCGCGCCGTAGAGTGA